A section of the Pochonia chlamydosporia 170 chromosome 2, whole genome shotgun sequence genome encodes:
- a CDS encoding vacuolar sorting protein (similar to Coccidioides immitis RS XP_001245196.1) translates to MAPRTEFSTEQVRNKARKDLLYLLEGVRGKKNLVFDKTLVGPVGTIVKVNTLQEYGVDKFFILENDNVDTSQHNVIFIARGECGRHAESIANQIKRVRRQSQTTHDFHIFWVPRRTLVSDQLLEDAGVLGDVSISELPLSFFPLEKDVLSLELDDSFKDLYLSKDVTPTYLLAKALMEIQQNHGLFPRIIGKGDNAKKVSDLLVRMRQELLAGEDTSDTNKPGLTPSSTNESIIIIDREVDFVTPLLTQLTYEGLIDEVFEIQNNQTKVDTTIVGAPARSSTATTQGRKETVLLDSSDKLYGQLRDANFAVVGGMLNKVARRLQQVQSDYETKTKTKSLAELKEFVTQLPGYQQEHRSVRIHTGMAEEIIKRTRTDEFKGLLEVQQNLAAGADPSSQFDGIEELIARDAPLRVTLRLLCIYSCISGGATPKEYDQFRKLILRAYGYQHLLTLYNLEKLQLFLSRLSPLAGMIPMAGNAGATGTKTNYTYLRKQLRLIVDEVQEEDPNDVSYVYSGYAPLSIRLVQCILQKQYLLSFVKGRSAADAAVGAAGAATQGWHGFDEAIKHVRGQTFYELQKGEDKAVKARALLSGSGAKQTVFVVFVGGITFTEIAALRFIAKQEEGRRNIIICTTSIISGNRMMDAAIETGSYAKEPPPAAQSEQS, encoded by the exons ATGGCTCCTCGTACCGAGTTTAGTACGGAGCAGGTCCGAAACAAGGCTCGCAAAGACTTGCTCTATCTGCTCGAGGGC GTCCGCGGCAAGAAGAATCTCGTCTTCGACAAGACCTTGGTTGGCCCTGTTGGAACAATCGTCAAGGTCAATACCTTGCAAGAGTATGGAGTCGACAAGTTCTTCATTTTAGAGAACGACAATGTGGACACTAGCCAGCATAATGTAATCTTCATCGCCAGAGGCGAGTGCGGGCGACACGCCGAGAGCATAGCCA ATCAAATAAAACGCGTGCGACGCCAGAGCCAGACAACTCATGATTTTCACATCTTTTGGGTCCCTCGTCGCACACTCGTGTCCGATCAACTTTTGGAGGATGCAGGTGTATTAGGCGACGTGAGCATATCCGAGCTCCCGTTATCCTTCTTCCCTCTCGAGAAAGATGTCTTGTCTTTAGAACTGGACGATTCTTTCAAAGATCTGTATCTCTCCAAAGATGTAACACCAACATACCTCCTGGCAAAAGCCTTGATGGAAATTCAACAAAATCACGGCTTATTCCCACGGATAATTGGAAAGGGCGATAATGCAAAAAAGGTGTCGGATCTTCTGGTCCGTATGCGTCAGGAACTGCTGGCGGGCGAGGACACCAGCGACACGAACAAACCCGGCTTAACGCCAAGCTCCACCAACGAAAGCATTATCATAATCGACCGCGAGGTAGACTTTGTTACTCCACTTCTCACACAGCTGACCTACGAGGGTCTCATCGACGAAGTTTTCGAAATTCAGAATAACCAAACCAAAGTAGACACAACGATTGTTGGCGCCCCAGCTCGGTCATCGACCGCGACTACACAGGGACGGAAGGAGACGGTGCTTTTGGATTCTAGTGACAAGCTGTATGGCCAATTACGGGACGCCAACTTTGCAGTTGTTGGCGGGATGCTCAACAAGGTAGCTCGACGGCTACAACAGGTTCAGTCAGACTAcgagaccaagaccaagacgaaatCATTAGCTGAGCTCAAGGAATTTGTCACTCAGCTGCCTGGATATCAACAGGAACATCGAAGTGTGAGAATCCACACCGGCATGGCCGAAGAAATAATCAAGCGCACGAGAACGGATGAGTTCAAAGGTCTGTTGGAGGTTCAGCAAAATCTCGCAGCTGGTGCAGACCCTTCTTCACagtttgatggcatcgaGGAGCTCATAGCACGCGACGCGCCTCTGCGGGTCACTCTGAGGCTATTGTGCATTTACTCTTGTATATCAGGGGGCGCCACGCCGAAAGAGTATGACCAATTTCGAAAGCTCATCCTGCGTGCCTATGGTTATCAGCATCTCTTGACTCTTTACAACCTGGAAAAGCTACAACTCTTCCTCTCTCGGTTATCCCCTCTCGCTGGGATGATTCCTATGGCCGGCAACGCAGGAGCCACTGGCACCAAGACGAACTACACATATCTACGGAAGCAGCTACGGCTtattgttgatgaggttcAAGAGGAGGATCCCAATGACGTCTCCTACGTATACAGTGGATACGCACCTCTTTCTATACGACTGGTCCAATGCATTTTGCAGAAGCAATATCTCCTGTCGTTCGTGAAGGGCCGCAGTGCTGCggatgctgctgttggtgctgcAGGCGCCGCGACCCAAGGTTGGCATGGTTTCGATGAAGCTATCAAGCATGTGCGCGGCCAGACGTTTTATGAGCTCCAGAAAGGCGAGGACAAGGCGGTCAAGGCTCGTGCCCTTCTCTCGGGAAGTGGTGCGAAGCAGActgtgtttgttgttttcGTGGGTGGAATTACGTTTACCGAAATTGCTGCGCTTCGCTTCATAGCtaagcaagaagaag GTCGACGGAACATTATCATTTGCACGACCTCGATAATTAGCGGCAACAGAATGATGGACGCTGCGATTGAAACTGGCTCATATGCAAAGGAGCCGCCGCCCGCGGCCCAGAGTGAACAAAGTTAA